The following coding sequences lie in one Arachis ipaensis cultivar K30076 chromosome B03, Araip1.1, whole genome shotgun sequence genomic window:
- the LOC107633514 gene encoding uncharacterized protein LOC107633514 gives MARIFDDIFNEALYEKRRRQDNILVDNWIDECLFMIQKKKILREALFQLLVDGSTEIEKQDIIVFSKILQMSRCIMLIFFDGAYGVVADAVDDYVHIGESTTIECLEKYFVGIISVFENEYLRK, from the exons ATGGCTAgaatatttgatgatatatttaatGAGGCATTGTatgaaaaaagaagaaggcaAGATAACATACTCGTGGATAATTGGATCGATGAATGTTTGTTCATGATTCAAAAGAAGAAGATATTAAGAGAAGCTCTTTTCCAACTCCTCGTAGATGGATCAACAGAGATTGAGAAGCAGGACATAATCGTCTTTTCAAAGATTTTGCAGATGAGCCGGTGTATAATGCTGATATTTTTCGACGGAG CATATGGCGTAGTAGCTGATGCTGTTGATGATTATGTGCACATAGGCGAGAGCACCACAATTGAATGCTTGGAAAAATATTTTGTAGGTATCATTTCAGTGTTCGAGAATGAATACTTGCGAAAATAA